Below is a window of Candidatus Binataceae bacterium DNA.
GTCGATTGATTTGCCCTCGCGGCGACGTTACGAGTGTGAACCGGTGAACGAGGAAGAGCAGAAGAAGCTTGCGCTGGAACTGTGGAATGCCGGCTACCAGCGCCATCTGCAAGATGATCTCGAAGGAGCGATCGAATTCTACAACCGGTCAATTCAGATCTGGCCAACCGCCGAAGCCTACACGTTTCGCGGTTGGGCCTACGAGCGCATGGGACGAATCGACGACGCGATCGCGGAATGCCGCAAAGCCATCGAGATCGACCCCGACTACGGCAACCCCTACAATGACATCGGCGCGTACCTGATCGCCAAGGGCGAACTCGACGATGCGATCCCCTGGCTTGAGCGGGCCAAGCAGGCGGCTCGCTACGAGCCGCGTCATTTCCCCTACTTAAACCTCGGCCGTCTGTACGCGGCCAAGGGCATGATCACGGCGGCGGCCGCAGAATTCGCGCGGGCCCTGGAGATCGAGCCCAACGATCAGGCTAGCATGCAGATGCTGGCGCGGCTGCGCGCGATGTTGAACTGACTGCCGTACCAACCGTCAAACGAGAGGACACAAATGCTCAAGGCGGGTGATCGGGCTCCTGATTTTGCCCTGCCGGCGCACGACGGCCGGACCATAGCACTGGCCGATTTGCGGGGTCGGAAGGTGCTGCTGTGGTTTTACCCTGCAGCAGACACCCCGGGCTGAACGACGGAGGGTCGCGGGTTCCGCGACCATCAAAACTACTACGAGGAAAACAATATCCAGATCCTCGGCGCCAGCTTCGATGGCGTGGAAGCGAACGCCGCGTTCGCGAAGAAAAATGCCTTCAATTTTCCCCTGCTCAGCGACGTCGATCGAACGCTGGGACTCGCCTACGGCGCTTGCAAGGATCCCAAGGCGGCCTGGCCAAATCGGATGAGCTTTCTGATCGACGAACAAGGACAGATCGCGCGGACGTACGAGCGGGTCGATCCCAGAGACCATCCCGCCAGCGTCTTGGCCGACATCATCGACGGATGATCCCGATGAGGTTAAAGGGTCTTGCGATTCTCTCACTAGGCGCAGTCGTGGGGGCCGCAACCAGCGGCTCTCTGCTGGCCGCCGATGCGGGCAAGCAGCCACCGGCCGAGCTGCGAAGCCTCGAGCGCCAGGTGTCGCTCAAGCTGGCGCATCTGCGCGACGAAGGTTCGACTGACGCCGGCCAGCGGACCAAGTTGAACGAGGCACAACAACTCGACCTCAGGGCCGAGCAGGAGATTGCCGCGGGTGCATATGACCGTGCCGAGGAGAGTCTGACGAAAGCGAACGCGATACTCGCACACCTCGGCATATAAAATCGTGCGCCATTTTCTGATAATTTGGATGGCACCATGATGGGGCCTGACCAGATTTGGCCGGAGGCCGAGCGAACTCTCGAACGCGGACAAAAGTTCGCCCTCGCGACGGTTATCAACGTGCGCGGATCGACTCCCCGAGAGGTCGGCGCCAAGATGATCGTGCGTGACGATGGCCAGTTCGGCACCATCGGTGGAGGGTGCGGCGAGGCGGAGGTCTTTCGCAAGGCGCGTCTCCTGCTCGATGAGGGGCGGGGCGCCCGGCTCACCGAGATCGATCTGACCGGGGACTTCGATCAGCAGCAGATTGGGACTTGTGGCGGCATCATGGATGTATTCGTTGACATCTGGATGCCCGCTTCTGACCTGGAGACCGTGCGCCAGCTCGCGGACGCCGCGGAGCGCAATCGGCCTGCCGCGCTGCTCACGCTGGTGCATAGTGTTGACCTGGGTTCGGTCGGTGCGAAGTCGATCGTCGATACTGCAACCGAGGAGGGTCGATTGATCAGCGCCCTGGAGATTCCCCCCCGTGCGATGGGGCAACTGGTGGCGCGAACTCGGGATGGAATGCCAGCACTCATCGAGATCAGCGACAACGGCGGCGCCAATCCCGTAACCCGTGTCGATGGCGAGCGGCCGCGGCTATTCCTCGATCCTATTTCTGGCGCGCAGCGTCTGGTCATCGCGGGCGCCGGTCATATCGCGCAGCCCCTTGCCGCGCTCGGCTCGACGCTCGGCTTTCACGTGACCGTGATCGATGATCGTGCGTCGTTTGCGAATCGCGAGCGATTTCCCAATGCCGACCAAATCGTGGTCCGTACATTCGCAGCGGCGATCGAAGCTCTCACCCTGGATCGGCATTGCTATCTGGTCTCCGTAACCCGCGGCCACTCCTTCGACGAGGAAGTACTACGCACCGCCCTACAACACTCGCGCGGTGCGTTCATCGGGATGATCGGGTCGCGCCGGCGGGTCAAGGCGACCCTCGAAAGAATCGCGGAGAGTGGCGTCTCCCGTGAGCTGCTCGACCAGGTCCACGCGCCCCTGGGCATGGACATCGCGGCGGAAACTCCCGAGGAAATCGCCGTCTCAATTATTGCCGAGATCGTGCGCGAGCGCCGGTCTGGCGCGCGCGACATCGGCAATCTGGGCGTCAAGCTAGGACGCCTCAAACCATCGGCTTGAAAAAAGCTGCCGGCGTGATGCGGCCTACAATCGACGGGATTTTGCTGGCGGCTGGCGAGTCGCGGCGGATGGGATTTCCCAAGCCGCTTTTGCGTATCGGTAACGACACCTTCCTCACCCGAACCTTGCACTCCATGCTGGAAGTCGCGCGTGCCGTCGTGCTGGTGACTGGGGCCTACGAGCAACCGGTCCGGGACGAAGTTTCCGCCAGTCGCCGACTCAGAATCGTGCACAACCCCGATTTCCAGCGGGGACAGCTGTCCTCACTGAAATGTGCAATTGGTGCAACCTCTTCGGATGTCGATGGTGTCTTGGTGCACTTGGCCGATCATCCGCTGGTGCAGGGTGCAACTTTTCGCGCCCTGGCCGAGAAGTACGAGGTGACGCGGGCGCCTATCCTGATCGCCTGCCACCGTGGTCGCCGGGGACATCCGGTGCTGTTTGCGAAAGGGGTATTTTCGGAGTTGCTCGCGGCCCCCGAGGGCGAGGGGGCTCGCTTCGTGGTGAATGCAGACCCCGCCCGGGTAGTGTATGTCGAGGTGGAAGATCCGGGGGTCACTCTGGACCTGGATACCCCTGAGGACCTGAAACGGGCCGGACTAGCCCCGCCACCCGCGGACCGGCGCGGGTAGGGAGCGCCCGCAATGGCTAACCGGCTGGCCCCGAAGGCCGTCCAAATTGTAACCGGCTCGCGGCGAGTTCGTATGATGAGACAGAGCCATGCTGGGCCTCGCCCTGAGCAGAAAGACCGCTTGGAGATTGGCCGTTAGAACCGATGAGGAACTGATCGCCGAGATCCTCAAAGGTGAGACGGCCGCTTTTTCGGAGTTGGCCGCCCGCCATCGTCCGCGCGTGGAACGACTGTGCCAGCGGTTTTTCTCGGACCCGGAAATCGCTCGCGACCTCGCGCAGGAATGCTTCATCCGAGCCTACACCGCGCTGGCCACCTACCGCCGCGAGATGCCGTTTGGAGGGTGGCTCCGCGCGATTGTGACCAACCTGTGCTATGACGAGCTCAGGCGCAGGCGTCGCCGTCCGGAAGACCTGGTCGCGGATTTCTCCGCGCCCGAAGTTCAATGGATGAACCTGGTTAACGAGGCGACGCCCGAGGAAATAGTTGCCGCAGCCGAGGAGCGACGCGAGGCGCACGACTTGGCTCACCGCCTGCTCGATAGCCTTCGAGCTGAGGACCGGACGGTTTTGGTCCTGAGGGACAGCGAAGAGCTGAGCGTCAGCGAAATCGCGGAAATCATGGGCTGGAGCGAGGCAAAGGTTAAGATTCGCGCCTTCCGGGCCAGACAAGCGCTGCGCAAGCAGGCCGACCGGATGCGGGCGGCCGGAAAAAGAGAACGATTCTCGTGACAACAGACACAATGATCAACTGCTTCGAGGCAAGACAGGAATTCCCTGCTTTCTGGCGGCGGGAGTTGGCGGCAGAGCGCCGCGCGGCGCTGGTGAATCACCTGGTGGGATGTGCCAAGTGCGATCGCGCCTTCCGCAATTTTGCCGTTGGCGCTCCGGTGTTGCACTCGATCGGCGAACCGCCTGCGCGCACCCACGCCCAAGGTCAGAGCGCGCGCGGCACGCGCGCACGACGGTCGGGTGGGGTCGTACGGGGCGAATTTGTTCCGCGCCGCGGGCTTGCGATGAGCGCCGCGGCAATGGTCCTTATCGCCGCGTCGCTCGCCGCCTACTTCTCCGTGACGACGCCGGTTGACACCCTAAATGATGAGCTGAGCACCGAACCGATTGCCACCCAGATTTTCGGCCCCGACCTGTATCCGTCGAGCGAGGACCTTGCCGGATAGATTCAACGCCTGGACGATGGTGTTCGCGGTGGCGGCCGCGCTCCTGGTTGGTTTCGTCGCCAGCACGCTTGCCTATCGTTACCGGATATTGCGAGTGCCGGGGGAACCATTCGTGGCCAGGATGGATCGTGAGCTGAACCTTACTTCCGCTCAGCGCTCGCGGATTCGGGACATCATGAGGGATGCCCGACTTCAAATAATGCAGCATGAGCAGGAGTTCCGCCGGCTGCGGCACGAGACGTTTCTCCAGGCCATGCATCAAATCCGTGCGACCCTGACTCCCGAGCAGCAGGAAAAGTTCGATCGCGATTTTCTGCCCTACCAGGCGCGCGACGAGTGGCAGGGCGGAAGGCGCCACGAACATGCGCCTGGGCCGCCCGGCGGCGGTTCATAACGTACCCATCTGGCGCAACAGCCTCTCGGCTTCGGCGGAAGCCGCGGAGTTCTTGGTATCCGCGAGTGCCACTCTCAAGTACTTCGTCGCTTCTTCGCGATTGCCGTTCTGAGCGAAAATTTCCCCGATCCTGAGCGCCGTCCACGAGTTCTTGGGATCAAGCGCATACGCTTTCTGATAGTAACCCAAGGCTTCCTGCAGTCGCGGAGGGGTGAAAGACATGTATGCCTCCCCGATGTTCAGGTAAGCGCTCACCTCGTTGGGCCGGTATTTTATGAGCTTCTGGTAGACCTTCACCATGCTCGCGAAATCGGACCGCGAATTGTAATAGACGCCCAGATAGACGTATGGATCTTCCAGCGTCGGATCGATTTCAGTGGCCTGCCACAGGAGTTTCACTGCCTCATCGCTGTTGGTCATCTGGATCGCGGAGCCGACCAAAGCCCGAGCTTTCGCGGCATTGTCCTGCGCGTGCGCGACACCCAGCGGAAGGATCAGGACCAGGAGCAATGAGCCCAGTATGCCGCCGGCCCGACGCGGACGGTTCCACTTGCAATGGGGGGGAAGCTTGGACGACGCCATCGACTACCAAATCGTGACACGAACGGAGCGGGTTGCAAAGGCGCTCCGGCAAGGACATTGATATTCGGGACTTGCTTTTGGAGGTAGCCGGACAGGGCAAAATGAAGGAACTTCGTTTTCGAGCTAACGGACTGGTCCTCAACTGCCTCGACCATGGTGGCGAGGGAAAACCGCCCATGCTTTTCATACACGGCGGTTCAGCGCACGCTCATT
It encodes the following:
- a CDS encoding tetratricopeptide repeat protein, with the protein product MASSKLPPHCKWNRPRRAGGILGSLLLVLILPLGVAHAQDNAAKARALVGSAIQMTNSDEAVKLLWQATEIDPTLEDPYVYLGVYYNSRSDFASMVKVYQKLIKYRPNEVSAYLNIGEAYMSFTPPRLQEALGYYQKAYALDPKNSWTALRIGEIFAQNGNREEATKYLRVALADTKNSAASAEAERLLRQMGTL
- a CDS encoding XdhC family protein; its protein translation is MMGPDQIWPEAERTLERGQKFALATVINVRGSTPREVGAKMIVRDDGQFGTIGGGCGEAEVFRKARLLLDEGRGARLTEIDLTGDFDQQQIGTCGGIMDVFVDIWMPASDLETVRQLADAAERNRPAALLTLVHSVDLGSVGAKSIVDTATEEGRLISALEIPPRAMGQLVARTRDGMPALIEISDNGGANPVTRVDGERPRLFLDPISGAQRLVIAGAGHIAQPLAALGSTLGFHVTVIDDRASFANRERFPNADQIVVRTFAAAIEALTLDRHCYLVSVTRGHSFDEEVLRTALQHSRGAFIGMIGSRRRVKATLERIAESGVSRELLDQVHAPLGMDIAAETPEEIAVSIIAEIVRERRSGARDIGNLGVKLGRLKPSA
- a CDS encoding zf-HC2 domain-containing protein, with the protein product MTTDTMINCFEARQEFPAFWRRELAAERRAALVNHLVGCAKCDRAFRNFAVGAPVLHSIGEPPARTHAQGQSARGTRARRSGGVVRGEFVPRRGLAMSAAAMVLIAASLAAYFSVTTPVDTLNDELSTEPIATQIFGPDLYPSSEDLAG
- a CDS encoding tetratricopeptide repeat protein, with the translated sequence MSIDLPSRRRYECEPVNEEEQKKLALELWNAGYQRHLQDDLEGAIEFYNRSIQIWPTAEAYTFRGWAYERMGRIDDAIAECRKAIEIDPDYGNPYNDIGAYLIAKGELDDAIPWLERAKQAARYEPRHFPYLNLGRLYAAKGMITAAAAEFARALEIEPNDQASMQMLARLRAMLN
- a CDS encoding peroxiredoxin, whose translation is MLKAGDRAPDFALPAHDGRTIALADLRGRKVLLWFYPAADTPGUTTEGRGFRDHQNYYEENNIQILGASFDGVEANAAFAKKNAFNFPLLSDVDRTLGLAYGACKDPKAAWPNRMSFLIDEQGQIARTYERVDPRDHPASVLADIIDG
- a CDS encoding RNA polymerase sigma factor, which gives rise to MAVRTDEELIAEILKGETAAFSELAARHRPRVERLCQRFFSDPEIARDLAQECFIRAYTALATYRREMPFGGWLRAIVTNLCYDELRRRRRRPEDLVADFSAPEVQWMNLVNEATPEEIVAAAEERREAHDLAHRLLDSLRAEDRTVLVLRDSEELSVSEIAEIMGWSEAKVKIRAFRARQALRKQADRMRAAGKRERFS
- a CDS encoding nucleotidyltransferase family protein translates to MRPTIDGILLAAGESRRMGFPKPLLRIGNDTFLTRTLHSMLEVARAVVLVTGAYEQPVRDEVSASRRLRIVHNPDFQRGQLSSLKCAIGATSSDVDGVLVHLADHPLVQGATFRALAEKYEVTRAPILIACHRGRRGHPVLFAKGVFSELLAAPEGEGARFVVNADPARVVYVEVEDPGVTLDLDTPEDLKRAGLAPPPADRRG